Proteins co-encoded in one Sulfuricaulis limicola genomic window:
- a CDS encoding glycosyltransferase family 4 protein, with product MKIGLYLYGYDPKLGGGYTFVDSIVTALGATESRHEVYCFHYGQGQPASTGSVRWVQLINSPGKQGERPLNDAVLRHGIELVWFVTVPIYETVDVPYIFTVWDLMHRTHPCFPEVGAFGGWPWDQREKFYQYILPRATYVVTGNEAGKKDVVDYYRVPPERVKTLPLPTPEFALGSVAARAPAGFSDRTPFLFYPAQFWPHKNHVTLLLALKILIEQHHLDFSIVLTGADKGNLNFVRQTAKELGLEDRAHILGFVSREELVYLYQNAFALAYPSFFGPDNIPPMEAFASGCPVVAAGVPGAEEQMGDAALFFDPASETQLAARIHELHSRPALRETLIERGRTRARQWTARDYVRRIFQIAEEFQPMRRNWSSREPGKYL from the coding sequence ATGAAAATCGGGCTTTATCTGTACGGCTACGACCCCAAATTGGGCGGCGGCTACACCTTCGTTGACAGCATTGTCACCGCCCTGGGCGCCACCGAAAGCCGCCATGAGGTGTACTGTTTCCATTACGGCCAGGGCCAGCCCGCCTCGACGGGCTCCGTGCGCTGGGTGCAACTTATTAATAGTCCCGGCAAGCAGGGGGAACGGCCCCTGAATGACGCGGTACTCCGGCACGGGATTGAGCTGGTCTGGTTTGTCACAGTGCCGATTTACGAAACCGTGGATGTGCCTTACATTTTCACGGTCTGGGATTTGATGCATCGCACACACCCCTGTTTTCCCGAAGTCGGCGCGTTCGGCGGATGGCCGTGGGATCAGCGCGAGAAGTTCTATCAATATATATTGCCTCGCGCCACTTACGTGGTTACCGGCAACGAGGCCGGCAAGAAGGATGTGGTGGATTATTACCGGGTGCCGCCGGAGCGGGTCAAAACCCTGCCCTTGCCGACGCCGGAGTTTGCACTCGGTTCCGTCGCGGCGCGTGCACCGGCCGGATTCAGCGACCGGACGCCGTTCCTGTTCTACCCCGCCCAGTTCTGGCCGCACAAGAATCACGTCACCTTGCTGTTGGCGCTCAAGATCCTCATTGAACAGCATCATCTGGATTTTTCCATCGTTCTGACCGGAGCCGACAAGGGAAATCTGAATTTCGTCCGGCAGACCGCGAAGGAACTGGGGCTTGAGGATCGCGCGCATATCCTGGGGTTCGTTTCGCGGGAAGAACTGGTTTACCTGTACCAGAACGCCTTCGCGCTGGCTTATCCCTCTTTTTTCGGCCCGGACAATATCCCGCCCATGGAGGCATTCGCATCGGGTTGCCCGGTGGTGGCCGCCGGAGTTCCCGGCGCGGAGGAACAAATGGGAGACGCCGCGCTGTTCTTCGACCCCGCCAGCGAGACGCAACTGGCCGCCAGAATACATGAACTTCATTCCAGACCCGCTCTCCGGGAGACCCTGATCGAGCGTGGTCGCACACGGGCCCGTCAGTGGACGGCCAGGGATTATGTGCGCAGGATTTTCCAGATAGCGGAAGAATTTCAGCCCATGCGCCGCAACTGGAGCAGCCGCGAACCCGGCAAGTACCTGTGA
- a CDS encoding VPLPA-CTERM sorting domain-containing protein: protein MIKKSLIASSIVLAFGAPAAQAALVTNLYGAFDFSTDRANFTMLDAGGYTVGGTNDVAMTWDGNGYTSSSDYTGPGSGSNVTASSTTGFFGHTWTAHDIQVFTPGSYSFDVTLGGGAAETGFLNATVGAGQIGMHMLFDWNTAKNIDVFVVANPGSMFGPGIARSSNISGCDSTASATTQNCLWDGPGYVGGLATNKPAGSTVWMLASADGNADGVMGIPMPTGGPFQNFNANFNANMTATPDAVIPVPAAVWLFGSGLLGLVGIARRKKKA, encoded by the coding sequence ATGATCAAGAAGTCGCTTATTGCTTCCAGCATCGTGCTCGCTTTTGGCGCGCCGGCCGCTCAGGCCGCGCTCGTCACGAACCTGTACGGCGCTTTTGACTTTTCCACTGACCGCGCCAACTTCACCATGTTGGATGCCGGTGGCTACACCGTCGGCGGCACCAACGACGTGGCCATGACGTGGGACGGCAACGGCTACACGTCCAGCTCGGACTACACCGGCCCGGGCAGCGGGTCGAACGTGACCGCGTCGTCAACCACGGGTTTCTTCGGTCATACCTGGACCGCGCATGACATCCAGGTGTTCACGCCGGGCAGCTACAGCTTCGATGTCACCCTGGGTGGCGGCGCGGCTGAGACTGGCTTCCTGAACGCGACCGTCGGCGCTGGCCAGATCGGCATGCACATGCTCTTCGATTGGAACACCGCCAAGAACATTGACGTGTTCGTGGTGGCCAACCCGGGCAGCATGTTCGGCCCCGGCATCGCCCGCAGCTCGAACATCAGCGGCTGCGATTCCACCGCCTCGGCGACCACTCAGAACTGTCTGTGGGATGGCCCGGGCTATGTGGGTGGTCTTGCCACCAACAAGCCGGCCGGCTCCACGGTGTGGATGCTGGCGTCGGCCGACGGCAACGCTGACGGCGTCATGGGTATCCCCATGCCGACCGGCGGACCGTTCCAGAACTTCAACGCCAACTTCAACGCCAACATGACCGCAACCCCGGATGCCGTTATCCCGGTGCCGGCCGCGGTGTGGCTGTTCGGCTCGGGCCTGCTCGGCCTGGTTGGTATCGCCCGTCGCAAGAAGAAGGCCTAA
- a CDS encoding tetratricopeptide repeat protein, with amino-acid sequence MTQDVLPDDVRKGRAKDLLSQGRLEEARALLAELCQGDQRDVEAWIMYSAACAHLGNFEDVITACRRALAIQPDYLPALTNLASASAALGRHAEAAAQFGDVLRFAPDNPAVLNNYAHALILAGRAGEARAALENAVRLQPYYAEAHYNLAILLDQIGLPAEALREYEQAATLKPGLPRLEERMAQLRQSAGRMA; translated from the coding sequence ATGACGCAGGATGTATTGCCTGACGATGTGCGGAAGGGGCGCGCGAAGGACCTGCTCAGCCAGGGTCGCCTGGAAGAAGCGCGCGCCTTGCTGGCCGAGCTTTGCCAGGGCGATCAGCGCGACGTGGAGGCCTGGATCATGTACAGCGCCGCCTGCGCACATCTCGGAAACTTCGAGGACGTCATCACGGCGTGCCGCCGGGCGCTCGCCATCCAGCCGGACTATCTGCCGGCGCTGACCAACCTCGCCAGCGCTTCGGCGGCTCTGGGACGGCACGCCGAAGCCGCCGCTCAATTCGGCGATGTCCTGAGGTTTGCCCCGGACAACCCCGCGGTGCTCAATAATTACGCCCATGCCCTGATCCTCGCGGGCCGCGCCGGGGAAGCACGGGCTGCGCTGGAAAATGCCGTGCGCCTGCAACCGTATTACGCGGAGGCGCATTACAACCTGGCGATTCTGCTGGATCAGATCGGACTGCCGGCGGAAGCCTTGCGCGAATACGAACAGGCGGCGACGCTGAAACCGGGCCTGCCCCGGCTCGAAGAACGCATGGCCCAGCTGCGGCAGTCCGCCGGACGCATGGCATGA
- a CDS encoding tetratricopeptide repeat protein, protein MSQTDILLRSKLKLGKDLIAARRFDEARLVYQQVCAGLKTDADCWHTLGAINGMLKRHDEAVACCSKAVELNPRHVGAWYNLGIALRDTRQLEKSVTALRRTLALNPRHEGAATSLGHVLAALHRYEEAEEVFRGILRYQPGNAEFYAVYGSAMQTLGRYEAAINAYDKAIRLKHPRLAEIQENAAAALCMQGKYRESIEYFDAALKLEPRNARIHSSMLLTLHYLAGQDPVELLERHRQWPGNVARPVPASAPGPIAAAGERSARLRIGYVSADLRKHSVAYFIEPLLAHHDPARYEITCYFSHKEADDTTGRLRRLAHRWRDVADMDDAQLSRAIADDAIDILVDLNGHTSGNRLTVFASRAAPVQVSFIGYPDTTGVTGMDYRLSDAIADPPGAERFCTESLYRLPGCFLCYRPPENAPPPARSPCETNGFVTFGSFNNLAKVNPEVIALWARLLLAVPGSRLVLKNPSLTDRSTRERYQALFAEAGIPGERLDLIGYIPDDAGHLGAYSRIDLALDTFPYNGTTTTCEALWMGVPVVSLCGDRHSARVGASLLTAAGFPEWIADTPERYVATGRELAADGAKLAGLRAQLRERVKQSRLCAAGDYARTVESAYEAMRTGVRDTAGG, encoded by the coding sequence ATGTCCCAGACCGATATCCTTCTGCGCTCCAAGCTCAAGCTCGGCAAGGACCTCATCGCCGCCCGCCGCTTCGACGAGGCGCGGCTGGTGTATCAGCAGGTCTGCGCCGGGCTCAAAACCGATGCCGACTGCTGGCACACGCTCGGCGCCATCAACGGCATGCTCAAGCGGCACGACGAGGCCGTGGCCTGCTGTTCGAAGGCGGTGGAGCTGAATCCGCGGCATGTCGGCGCCTGGTACAACCTTGGCATTGCGCTGCGTGACACGCGTCAGCTGGAAAAGTCCGTGACCGCCCTGCGCCGGACACTCGCGCTGAATCCGCGGCACGAAGGCGCGGCCACGAGTCTCGGGCATGTCCTCGCGGCGCTGCACCGTTACGAGGAAGCGGAGGAGGTGTTTCGCGGAATACTGCGCTATCAGCCCGGCAACGCCGAGTTTTACGCCGTGTACGGGTCCGCGATGCAGACGCTGGGCCGTTACGAGGCCGCCATCAACGCCTACGACAAGGCGATCCGTCTGAAGCATCCGCGGCTCGCCGAAATCCAGGAGAATGCGGCCGCGGCGTTGTGCATGCAGGGAAAATACCGCGAATCCATCGAGTATTTCGACGCGGCGCTGAAGCTGGAACCGCGCAATGCGCGCATCCATTCCAGTATGTTGCTCACGCTGCATTATCTTGCCGGGCAGGATCCAGTGGAGCTGCTGGAGCGCCACCGCCAATGGCCGGGCAACGTGGCGCGCCCGGTTCCCGCGTCCGCGCCGGGGCCGATCGCGGCCGCCGGCGAACGGTCGGCGCGCCTGCGCATCGGTTATGTGTCCGCGGACCTGCGCAAGCACTCGGTGGCCTATTTCATCGAACCGCTGCTGGCGCATCACGATCCCGCGCGTTACGAAATCACCTGTTATTTCTCGCACAAGGAAGCCGATGACACCACCGGGCGGCTGCGGCGTCTGGCGCATCGCTGGCGCGATGTCGCCGACATGGACGATGCACAGTTGTCGCGCGCCATCGCCGATGATGCGATTGACATCCTGGTGGACCTCAACGGCCATACCTCCGGCAACCGGCTCACCGTCTTTGCATCCCGGGCAGCGCCGGTGCAAGTGTCTTTTATCGGTTATCCCGATACGACCGGCGTCACCGGGATGGATTATCGCCTCTCCGACGCCATCGCCGATCCGCCGGGCGCGGAGCGGTTTTGCACCGAATCGCTGTATCGTCTGCCCGGATGTTTCCTGTGCTACCGGCCGCCGGAGAACGCGCCGCCGCCGGCACGGTCGCCATGCGAGACGAACGGTTTCGTCACCTTCGGTTCGTTCAACAATCTGGCCAAGGTCAATCCGGAGGTCATCGCGCTGTGGGCGAGACTGTTACTTGCTGTGCCGGGCAGCCGGCTGGTCCTGAAGAATCCTTCGTTGACCGACCGGTCCACGCGCGAACGCTATCAGGCTCTGTTTGCGGAGGCCGGAATTCCCGGTGAGCGTCTCGACCTGATCGGCTACATTCCGGATGACGCCGGTCATCTCGGTGCCTATTCCCGCATCGACCTGGCGCTGGACACGTTTCCGTACAACGGCACCACGACAACCTGCGAGGCGCTGTGGATGGGCGTGCCTGTCGTCAGCCTGTGCGGCGATCGCCACAGCGCGCGCGTGGGGGCGAGCCTGCTGACGGCGGCGGGATTTCCGGAATGGATCGCGGACACACCCGAGCGCTATGTCGCGACAGGGCGCGAACTCGCGGCCGATGGCGCAAAATTGGCCGGGCTCCGCGCACAGTTGCGCGAACGCGTCAAACAGTCGCGCCTGTGCGCGGCCGGGGATTATGCGCGGACGGTGGAGTCGGCTTATGAAGCGATGCGGACGGGAGTTCGCGACACGGCGGGAGGATGA
- a CDS encoding tetratricopeptide repeat protein, giving the protein MMTDPQRNTTADRVEQLFRTGRPQEAIELCRRVCETSGATSDDWFLYGCVSADTGDSATALMALGRAVELNPGQVEAQFGLGKLLATLGEHAAAIDRLQQAAALQPDNADIWLTLGIAHGLAKQLTRAEECCHRSLALQPGSAPAHFNLANALQAQGRFAEAEAGYEAALKIEPELVRAWSMLAQARIGQRKFAEAEAAAMRAIALEPRTGEAHFTLAGLLEGRDEIQQARRHYAQAADLLPGFPEAHLRLGMVLDRLGEPAAAVESYRRVLDLRQDLPGVHYLMGESFRVQRLFGKAEAAYRRTIALDNDHLQAHYRLAFGLQAAGHHEEAAKHFEEILRINPHDDQARHLLAAQRGDTPSTAPAAYVASLFDEAADTFDEKLVGTLQYRTPQLLRELMRQHVAPAGKSQDIIDLGCGTGLCAPLFRDIAHFMQGVDLSPRMIEKAKQGNLYDALEVGDITASLRSKAAAWDLAIAADVFVYLGDLREVFAACATALRPGGILAFSVETGDDNGTFVLRQTGRYAHSDNYIRALAADAGFTEVGSHAAVLRRESGRDVQGRLYLLRRPLILAESVYRVKYSFD; this is encoded by the coding sequence ATGATGACAGACCCGCAGCGCAACACCACGGCCGACCGCGTCGAGCAGCTGTTCAGGACCGGACGGCCACAGGAAGCGATCGAGCTGTGTCGGCGGGTTTGCGAGACATCCGGCGCGACATCCGATGACTGGTTTTTGTATGGCTGTGTCAGCGCTGATACCGGCGACAGCGCCACGGCCCTAATGGCGCTCGGCAGGGCGGTTGAGCTCAATCCCGGCCAGGTCGAGGCCCAATTCGGACTTGGCAAGTTGCTGGCGACCCTCGGCGAACACGCGGCGGCGATTGACCGGCTCCAGCAGGCGGCCGCGTTGCAGCCGGACAATGCCGATATCTGGCTGACGCTCGGCATCGCCCACGGCTTGGCGAAACAGCTGACTCGCGCTGAAGAATGCTGCCACCGGTCGCTCGCGCTTCAACCCGGCTCCGCGCCGGCGCACTTCAACCTGGCAAATGCCCTGCAGGCACAGGGAAGGTTCGCCGAAGCCGAGGCAGGCTATGAAGCGGCGCTGAAGATCGAGCCGGAACTGGTGCGGGCGTGGAGCATGTTGGCACAGGCCAGAATCGGCCAGCGCAAGTTCGCTGAGGCGGAAGCCGCGGCCATGCGCGCCATCGCCCTGGAGCCGCGTACCGGCGAGGCGCACTTCACGCTGGCGGGCCTGCTCGAAGGCCGTGATGAAATTCAGCAGGCACGCCGGCACTACGCGCAGGCCGCGGACCTCCTGCCGGGATTCCCCGAGGCCCATCTGCGACTGGGCATGGTTCTCGACCGGCTGGGCGAGCCTGCGGCCGCGGTTGAAAGCTACCGGAGAGTCCTGGATCTCAGGCAGGATCTGCCCGGGGTGCATTACCTCATGGGGGAGAGTTTTCGCGTCCAGAGGCTGTTCGGCAAGGCCGAAGCCGCTTATCGCCGGACGATCGCGCTCGACAACGATCATCTGCAGGCGCATTACCGGCTTGCCTTCGGTCTGCAAGCCGCGGGCCACCATGAAGAGGCGGCGAAACATTTCGAGGAAATTCTGCGCATCAACCCGCACGACGACCAGGCGCGGCACCTGCTGGCGGCGCAGCGGGGAGACACGCCATCCACGGCGCCGGCCGCCTATGTTGCCTCGCTTTTCGACGAGGCAGCCGACACGTTCGACGAGAAGCTGGTCGGAACGCTGCAGTACCGCACACCGCAGCTGCTGCGTGAACTGATGCGGCAGCATGTGGCGCCGGCGGGGAAGTCGCAGGACATCATCGACCTGGGCTGCGGCACCGGATTGTGCGCGCCGCTTTTCCGTGACATCGCGCATTTCATGCAGGGTGTCGATCTTTCCCCGCGGATGATCGAGAAGGCGAAACAGGGCAACCTGTATGATGCGCTGGAAGTTGGCGACATCACCGCCAGCCTGCGATCGAAAGCGGCTGCGTGGGACCTCGCCATCGCCGCCGACGTGTTCGTCTATCTGGGCGATCTGCGGGAGGTATTCGCCGCCTGCGCCACGGCGCTCAGACCCGGCGGGATTCTGGCGTTTTCCGTCGAGACCGGCGACGACAACGGGACATTCGTGTTGCGGCAAACGGGACGCTATGCCCATTCCGACAACTACATCCGCGCGCTCGCCGCCGACGCCGGCTTTACCGAGGTCGGAAGTCACGCCGCCGTGTTGCGCCGCGAGTCGGGGCGGGACGTGCAAGGCCGGTTGTATCTTCTGCGCCGCCCGCTCATCCTGGCCGAGAGCGTTTATCGGGTAAAATATTCTTTTGACTGA
- a CDS encoding FkbM family methyltransferase has translation MPEFDYLVGGHKIRLPEGHALPDYQSRYRRYDYTLGELAGIVSEKYPGSPRIDVGANIGDSWALMNKHVITETLLIEGDPAYTNLLKFNVNRLGHPAQVCEAFCGTTSGTVSEQSIRRTGAGTSSINNAAAPAGDATIPILTFHEILDRHPVFKSSRLIKLDTDGYDFGILEAYASLFSQMQATVYYECAPFEQERGLDESLKSFQELVKFFKYYVVYDNFGHFMCSMEGDNLLEKYLELMVFLVSNRVDGAAVYYFDIAAFTPDNKDLFLKLKDLEISRFFRRHS, from the coding sequence ATGCCAGAATTCGATTATCTGGTTGGTGGGCACAAAATCCGGCTCCCGGAAGGCCACGCCCTGCCCGACTACCAGAGCCGGTACAGGCGTTATGACTACACGCTGGGCGAACTCGCCGGAATCGTATCAGAAAAATATCCGGGCTCTCCCCGAATTGATGTTGGGGCCAACATCGGGGACTCCTGGGCGTTGATGAACAAGCACGTCATCACGGAAACGCTCCTGATTGAGGGCGACCCTGCCTACACCAACCTGCTGAAGTTTAACGTAAACCGGCTGGGTCACCCGGCGCAGGTTTGCGAAGCCTTCTGCGGAACGACGAGCGGGACCGTTTCAGAGCAAAGCATCCGGAGGACCGGAGCCGGGACGTCCAGCATCAACAATGCCGCCGCGCCCGCGGGCGATGCGACCATACCGATCCTCACCTTCCATGAAATTCTCGATCGGCATCCTGTTTTCAAGTCATCCAGACTCATCAAGCTCGATACCGACGGATACGATTTCGGCATCCTTGAAGCCTATGCTTCGCTTTTTTCGCAAATGCAGGCGACGGTTTACTATGAGTGCGCGCCTTTCGAACAGGAAAGGGGCCTGGACGAGAGCTTAAAATCCTTTCAGGAACTGGTTAAATTCTTCAAATATTATGTCGTCTATGACAATTTCGGACACTTCATGTGCAGCATGGAAGGCGACAACCTGCTCGAAAAATATCTCGAATTGATGGTGTTTCTGGTTTCAAATAGAGTAGACGGCGCAGCGGTTTATTATTTCGACATTGCGGCATTTACTCCAGACAATAAAGACTTGTTTTTAAAATTGAAGGATCTTGAAATATCCCGTTTTTTCAGGCGCCACTCGTGA
- a CDS encoding VPLPA-CTERM sorting domain-containing protein, giving the protein MKDVTRKTLASGIGAALVSMVSPVLMAATPTTWTTTIDPTISSGTTGAITFNDWGYTGPTGVGANDFQVGSGFDASRIGQVQHVITNNPDGITRDAPYDAYRELTDSTTSSSPYPRANMDGAVNFYQWAYTTPVNSTFSNMQIDKAGNYNIGKSDMSFGFYDVFKYSDTAGIKASTTKDTFFNFQPYAISDAQGWCGSVLNADPNGVGIMAGQVTFDFAMDVYYDYGTNPGTFSSTQLIPGFVMRSYGDYVVTTTTVEGVPMNFSGSAVMNNSNPAINPLDANGVVSGAALDPAYQNLVSFLGAGVVPAGVWVSADSFNPDGSRKMRTDSNPTTGASGQRWDVTIVPAGTPGAVWHSNAFGGYAFMLRADGSRTLDFIAPTGHSDYVSTASVVPVPAAAWLFGSGLLGLMGVARRRRSS; this is encoded by the coding sequence ATGAAAGACGTGACGAGGAAAACGCTTGCCAGCGGCATCGGTGCGGCGCTTGTTTCGATGGTGAGTCCGGTGCTCATGGCGGCAACACCGACCACGTGGACCACGACCATTGATCCCACCATCAGTTCCGGCACAACCGGTGCCATCACTTTCAACGATTGGGGTTACACCGGTCCGACGGGCGTCGGTGCGAATGATTTCCAGGTTGGGTCCGGCTTCGATGCCTCGCGCATCGGCCAGGTTCAGCATGTCATCACGAACAATCCCGACGGAATCACGCGCGATGCACCGTACGACGCCTACCGGGAGCTGACGGATTCAACCACGAGTTCATCGCCGTATCCCCGGGCTAACATGGACGGGGCGGTGAATTTTTACCAATGGGCCTACACGACGCCAGTCAACAGCACCTTCAGCAACATGCAGATAGACAAGGCCGGCAACTATAATATCGGCAAAAGCGACATGTCGTTCGGCTTCTACGACGTGTTCAAGTACTCGGACACGGCCGGAATCAAGGCCAGCACGACAAAAGACACGTTCTTCAACTTCCAGCCGTACGCGATCTCGGACGCGCAGGGATGGTGCGGCTCGGTGCTCAACGCCGACCCCAACGGCGTCGGCATCATGGCGGGGCAGGTGACCTTCGATTTCGCCATGGACGTGTATTACGACTATGGCACCAATCCCGGCACGTTCTCCTCGACGCAGTTGATCCCGGGCTTCGTCATGCGCAGTTACGGTGATTACGTCGTGACCACCACCACCGTCGAAGGCGTGCCCATGAACTTTTCCGGCAGCGCGGTGATGAACAACAGCAATCCCGCCATCAATCCGCTCGATGCCAACGGTGTGGTATCCGGAGCCGCGCTCGATCCGGCTTATCAGAACCTGGTTTCATTCCTCGGCGCGGGTGTGGTGCCGGCGGGCGTCTGGGTTTCCGCGGATTCGTTCAATCCCGATGGCAGCCGGAAAATGCGGACCGATTCCAACCCCACGACCGGCGCCAGCGGCCAGCGCTGGGATGTCACGATTGTTCCCGCCGGCACGCCAGGCGCGGTCTGGCACAGCAACGCCTTTGGCGGCTATGCGTTCATGTTGCGTGCCGATGGTTCGCGCACGCTGGACTTCATCGCTCCCACCGGCCACTCGGACTATGTGAGCACGGCGAGCGTCGTGCCGGTGCCGGCGGCGGCCTGGTTGTTCGGTTCCGGCTTGCTCGGGCTGATGGGCGTCGCGCGGCGCCGGCGCAGCAGCTGA
- a CDS encoding VPLPA-CTERM sorting domain-containing protein: MKMNKTFSGLAATLALFCAAPAAHAVSTTYNFTITGDVLSGDEWSPNAYNLTVGESVTATGTFTADLGTIGSETGTVSFATGTGNTMSINLNGTFVYATDDNGYGSGLGPSLTFTAGSLYDFDFQKTGSPSFNSSFLFFDDYDQLLGQWTSMSLTVAPAPIPVPAAAWLFGSGLLGLAGIARRRKNNQ, translated from the coding sequence ATGAAGATGAATAAAACCTTCTCAGGATTGGCGGCGACCTTGGCATTATTCTGTGCAGCGCCTGCGGCTCACGCCGTTTCAACCACCTATAACTTCACGATCACGGGCGATGTGCTGAGCGGTGATGAATGGTCACCCAACGCCTACAACCTGACGGTCGGTGAAAGCGTTACCGCTACCGGCACCTTTACGGCAGACTTGGGAACCATCGGCAGCGAAACCGGCACGGTTTCCTTCGCTACCGGCACCGGCAATACCATGAGCATTAACCTCAACGGAACGTTCGTTTACGCGACCGATGACAATGGTTATGGCTCGGGGCTTGGGCCTTCCCTGACTTTCACCGCCGGGTCTCTGTATGATTTCGATTTCCAGAAAACCGGTTCGCCAAGCTTCAATTCATCGTTCCTGTTTTTTGATGACTATGACCAATTGCTGGGACAGTGGACCAGCATGAGCCTCACCGTGGCTCCGGCTCCGATACCCGTGCCGGCAGCAGCGTGGTTGTTTGGCTCCGGCTTGCTTGGTCTGGCGGGTATCGCCCGGCGCAGAAAAAATAATCAGTAA